Proteins encoded within one genomic window of Hermetia illucens chromosome 2, iHerIll2.2.curated.20191125, whole genome shotgun sequence:
- the LOC119650365 gene encoding trichohyalin isoform X1, which translates to MEFNLDDPLGDILSEGSNDSFFESGGKAKPQPAKQSTPKPATSTGKFDDLFGISSTPMQPKEPKTSEPVAAKRSDPPKVTQAPPVKTASVFNDDDLISDLGFDPKKPKSAKSNILDDILGPMETKKPTTNLPQRPQTSGGTLKDETKIFSRQSTETTESTVAGTSILSNSRPKTAVGQRQSVASSNDPLGLFAPTVKETSVAKESRETPKPSRRKATAADWLGLEPETKPEKEPPVPDQPKEQPPPPQPQVLQVHDIPPAPSQLPIPQPMLQTFNPASNTLLLAASNLESQNALQALQQQEAQVMLATQMKNQETALLEMQQRQQQLLVAQEAQFNNLVQKQLTRQNQLEATIRAQQERINAHIQMLMSQPQMVPVISDAAGDLIVGKKPKENQEKLEEVELEADVKRLELEKLRLEDLISNVNANHEKEIEFMENSHRKQIQVLEENYQNAENRLKDEIKNIQEHYSKKLDMLESEKKDIIAGYETKLKDAANEYEDNLKKLKENYKSEIDTLRAEHKTMIENIRQSKLLEFAVVQDNTSYLQTLKSASSNLENVSGDLQTLRDELYSRIEIAHKERDAKLESRERAIEDKERHLKIIEETAEQERNRLMGLVATLETQLSKLTKETSEEQWALRQKISTLEVERSSFEKEKQFAKEQLQREEKHIEDLKQYQLEEHQRLTQQIQDEKQLITVERAKLEAAKKLQAISNTDQLKCEAEAALKVAQDAARQADQERERYLNMQRQLETLKRELVDEQNTVRQKQDELESSTYSVKGKERSVQEALYRARQAEQNFNAKVQVLQAQIRQTVQREAQLSQDRVDLSRQRFELQEIKKRLETTKCSLCRIGEKNNEISQILTRDKNDGIPINPVPAVTTTAFNYGYLGYPQSAIDHLFDDDLAECLRRMQTKDRGANLTADFDYASHDQLPQGMVAGGSHTVPTQTLESDLLEATLDAQQAL; encoded by the exons ATGGAATTCAATTTAGACGATCCTCTCGGTGATATTTTGAGTGAAGGCAGTAATGATAGTTTCTTCGAATCGGGCGGAAAAGCTAAGCCACAACCGGCGAAGCAATCAACGCCAAAACCGGCAACTTCGACTGGGAAGTTCGACGATTTATTCGGGATATCTTCCACGCCTATGCAGCCCAAAGAGCCTAAGACATCTGAACCGGTAGCAGCGAAACGTTCGGATCCCCCGAAAGTAACACAAGCGCCCCCAGTGAAAACTGCAAGCGTTTTTAACGACGACGATCTGATTTCAGACCTGGGCTTCGATCCTAAAAAGCCAAAATCAGCAAAATCGAATATTCTAGATGATATCCTTGGGCCTATGGAAACGAAAAAACCCACAACTAATTTACCACAAAGGCCGCAAACCAGCGGAGGTACATTGAAGGATGAAACCAAAATTTTCTCACGTCAGTCAACTGAAACTACCGAAAGCACTGTGGCCGGGACTAGCATCCTTTCGAACTCAAGGCCTAAGACCGCGGTAGGTCAGCGACAATCTGTTGCTTCTTCTAACGACCCTTTAGGTTTATTTGCACCGACTGTTAAAGAAACTTCCGTGGCTAAAGAAAGTCGGGAGACTCCAAAGCCATCTAGGCGCAAAGCAACTGCAGCAGACTGGCTAGGGTTGGAACCCGAAACGAAACCCGAAAAGGAGCCACCAGTACCTGATCAACCGAAAGAGCAGCCACCACCGCCACAACCGCAGGTCCTTCAGGTTCACGACATCCCACCAGCTCCATCACAACTTCCTATTCCACAACCTATGCTTCAAACATTCAACCCAGCTTCGAACACCCTCCTCCTGGCTGCATCAAATCTAGAATCTCAAAATGCACTTCAGGCCCTCCAACAACAAGAAGCTCAAGTTATGTTGGCGACTCAAATGAAAAATCAGGAAACAGCCCTCCTTGAAATGCAACAGAGGCAGCAGCAACTTCTGGTTGCGCAGGAGGCGCAGTTCAATAACTTAGTTCAGAAGCAATTGACCCGTCAAAATCAATTGGAGGCGACTATTCGGGCACAACAAGAAAGGATCAATGCACACATTCAAATGTTAATGAGTCAACCGCAAATGGTACCTGTAATTTCGGATGCCGCCGGGGACCTTATCGTGGGCAAGAAGCCAAAGGAAAATCAGGAAAAACTGGAGGAAGTTGAACTGGAGGCTGATGTGAAACGCTTAGAGCTAGAGAAGTTGAGATTGGAGGATCTTATTTCGAATGTGAATGCAAATCATGAGAAGGAAATTGAATTTATGGAGAACTCGCACAG GAAGCAAATTCAAGTACTGGAGGAGAATTACCAAAATGCTGAAAATCGTCTCAAAGACGAAATAAAAAACATTCAAGAGCACTACAGTAAAAAACTGGATATGCTGGAATCTGAAAAGAAAGACATCATAGCGGGCTATGAAACCAAACTTAAAGACGCTGCCAACGAATATGAAGATAACTTGAAGAAGCtgaaagaaaattataaatCGGAAATTGATACCTTAAGAGCAGAACACAAGACTATGATCGAGAATATAAGACAatcaaaactgttggaattcGCGGTGGTGCAAGACAACACTTCATATTTGCAAACGTTAAAAAGTGCATCTAGTAATCTAGAAAACGTCTCCGGTGACCTGCAAACGTTAAGAGATGAACTTTATTCTAGGATCGAAATAGCTCACAAGGAGAGGGATGCCAAGTTGGAATCCAGGGAAAGGGCCATTGAAG ACAAGGAACGCCATTTGAAAATAATCGAAGAAACTGCAGAGCAGGAGCGGAACCGCCTCATGGGTTTAGTCGCAACTTTAGAAACTCAACTCAGCAAACTCACGAAAGAAACGTCGGAAGAACAATGGGCTCTTAGGCAGAAAATATCTACTCTTGAAGTGGAGCGATCCTCGTTCGAAAAAGAAAAGCAATTTGCCAAAGAACAACTTCAACGCGAAGAAAAACATATCGAGGATTTAAAACAGTATCAGCTGGAAGAACACCAACGCCTAACGCAACAAATTCAGGATGAAAAGCAGCTCATCACTGTTGAAAGAGCCAAGCTGGAAGCAGCTAAGAAACTCCAGGCGATTTCCAATACTGATCAATTAAAATGCGAAGCCGAGGCCGCTTTGAAAGTAGCTCAGGATGCGGCTCGCCAAGCGGATCAAGAAAGAGAGAGATATCTCAACATGCAACGCCAATTGGAGACCCTTAAACGGGAACTAGTTGACGAACAAAACACTGTGCGTCAAAAACAGGACGAATTGGAATCCTCAACTTACTCCGTAAAGGGAAAAGAACGTAGCGTACAAGAAGCACTATATAGGGCGCGTCAAGCTGAACAGAATTTCAATGCCAAAGTCCAAGTACTTCAAGCTCAGATTCGTCAAACTGTACAGAGAGAAGCCCAACTGTCTCAGGATCGCGTCGACCTATCTCGACAACGCTTTGAATTACAGGAAATCAAAAAAAGACTGGAAACGACAAAGTGCAGTTTATGTCGAATTGgggagaaaaataatgaaatttctCAGATTCTAACACGAGACAAAAACGATGGAATTCCCATCAACCCTGTTCCTGCCGTAACGACGACTGCTTTTAATTATGGATATTTAGGATACCCACAAAGTGCCATTGATCATCtttttgatgatgatttagCAGAATGTTTGAGAAGGATGCAAACGAAGGATAGGGGAGCCAACTTAACAGCAGATTTTGACTATGCTTCTCATGACCAATTGCCTCAAGGGATGGTCGCAGGAGGCTCTCACACTGTGCCAACACAAACATTGGAATCAGATTTATTGGAGGCGACTTTGGACGCTCAACAGGCGTTGTGA
- the LOC119648148 gene encoding cytochrome c oxidase assembly protein COX11, mitochondrial gives MLQRFMCNLRPVVTKSFAQSTFSPANFGRRFLSKNIRSPEEERKFRARSTLYYVTAAGVLIVGCSYAAVPLYRMFCQAYSYGGTTSQGHDAAKVETMQKVEDRVIKVHFNADIGSSMRWNFKPQQKEIRVVPGETALAFYTAKNPTDQPVIGISTYNVVPFEAGQYFNKIQCFCFEEQQLNPHEEVDMPVFFYIDPEYCADPKLELVDSITLSYTFFEAKEGMSLPVPTFAKPHAQS, from the exons ATGTTACAAAGGTTCATGTGCAATTTACGTCCGGTAGTGACGAAATCATTCGCGCAATCGACATTTTCACCGGCAAACTTTGGTCGTAGATTCCTTAGTAAAAATATTCGAAGTCCTGAGGAAGAAAGGAAATTCAGAGCTCGTTCGACGTTATATTATGTGACAGCGGCAGGAGTGCTAATAGTTGGGTGCAGCTATGCAGCTGTCCCACTGTATCGGATGTTTTGTCAG GCGTACAGCTATGGAGGCACAACTAGTCAAGGCCATGACGCCGCCAAGGTGGAGACTATGCAGAAAGTGGAGGACCGAGTGATCAAAGTGCACTTCAACGCAGACATTGGATCCTCGATGCGATGGAACTTCAAACCTCAGCAGAAAGAAATCAGAGTAGTTCCTGGTGAGACGGCGCTAGCATTCTACACCGCCAAGAACCCCACAGACCAACCAGTCATAGGGATTAGTACGTACAATGTTGTTCCTTTTGAGGCGGGACAGTATTTCAATAAGATCCAGTGCTTCTGCTTTGAGGAGCAGCAGCTGAACCCCCACGAGGAG GTTGACATGCCAGTATTTTTCTACATTGATCCTGAATACTGCGCCGATCCCAAGCTGGAACTAGTCGATTCAATTACGCTTTCATACACATTCTTCGAAGCAAAGGAAGGAATGAGTTTACCGGTGCCGACATTCGCTAAACCGCATGCGCAATCTTAA
- the LOC119650365 gene encoding fas-binding factor 1 homolog isoform X2: METKKPTTNLPQRPQTSGGTLKDETKIFSRQSTETTESTVAGTSILSNSRPKTAVGQRQSVASSNDPLGLFAPTVKETSVAKESRETPKPSRRKATAADWLGLEPETKPEKEPPVPDQPKEQPPPPQPQVLQVHDIPPAPSQLPIPQPMLQTFNPASNTLLLAASNLESQNALQALQQQEAQVMLATQMKNQETALLEMQQRQQQLLVAQEAQFNNLVQKQLTRQNQLEATIRAQQERINAHIQMLMSQPQMVPVISDAAGDLIVGKKPKENQEKLEEVELEADVKRLELEKLRLEDLISNVNANHEKEIEFMENSHRKQIQVLEENYQNAENRLKDEIKNIQEHYSKKLDMLESEKKDIIAGYETKLKDAANEYEDNLKKLKENYKSEIDTLRAEHKTMIENIRQSKLLEFAVVQDNTSYLQTLKSASSNLENVSGDLQTLRDELYSRIEIAHKERDAKLESRERAIEDKERHLKIIEETAEQERNRLMGLVATLETQLSKLTKETSEEQWALRQKISTLEVERSSFEKEKQFAKEQLQREEKHIEDLKQYQLEEHQRLTQQIQDEKQLITVERAKLEAAKKLQAISNTDQLKCEAEAALKVAQDAARQADQERERYLNMQRQLETLKRELVDEQNTVRQKQDELESSTYSVKGKERSVQEALYRARQAEQNFNAKVQVLQAQIRQTVQREAQLSQDRVDLSRQRFELQEIKKRLETTKCSLCRIGEKNNEISQILTRDKNDGIPINPVPAVTTTAFNYGYLGYPQSAIDHLFDDDLAECLRRMQTKDRGANLTADFDYASHDQLPQGMVAGGSHTVPTQTLESDLLEATLDAQQAL, from the exons ATGGAAACGAAAAAACCCACAACTAATTTACCACAAAGGCCGCAAACCAGCGGAGGTACATTGAAGGATGAAACCAAAATTTTCTCACGTCAGTCAACTGAAACTACCGAAAGCACTGTGGCCGGGACTAGCATCCTTTCGAACTCAAGGCCTAAGACCGCGGTAGGTCAGCGACAATCTGTTGCTTCTTCTAACGACCCTTTAGGTTTATTTGCACCGACTGTTAAAGAAACTTCCGTGGCTAAAGAAAGTCGGGAGACTCCAAAGCCATCTAGGCGCAAAGCAACTGCAGCAGACTGGCTAGGGTTGGAACCCGAAACGAAACCCGAAAAGGAGCCACCAGTACCTGATCAACCGAAAGAGCAGCCACCACCGCCACAACCGCAGGTCCTTCAGGTTCACGACATCCCACCAGCTCCATCACAACTTCCTATTCCACAACCTATGCTTCAAACATTCAACCCAGCTTCGAACACCCTCCTCCTGGCTGCATCAAATCTAGAATCTCAAAATGCACTTCAGGCCCTCCAACAACAAGAAGCTCAAGTTATGTTGGCGACTCAAATGAAAAATCAGGAAACAGCCCTCCTTGAAATGCAACAGAGGCAGCAGCAACTTCTGGTTGCGCAGGAGGCGCAGTTCAATAACTTAGTTCAGAAGCAATTGACCCGTCAAAATCAATTGGAGGCGACTATTCGGGCACAACAAGAAAGGATCAATGCACACATTCAAATGTTAATGAGTCAACCGCAAATGGTACCTGTAATTTCGGATGCCGCCGGGGACCTTATCGTGGGCAAGAAGCCAAAGGAAAATCAGGAAAAACTGGAGGAAGTTGAACTGGAGGCTGATGTGAAACGCTTAGAGCTAGAGAAGTTGAGATTGGAGGATCTTATTTCGAATGTGAATGCAAATCATGAGAAGGAAATTGAATTTATGGAGAACTCGCACAG GAAGCAAATTCAAGTACTGGAGGAGAATTACCAAAATGCTGAAAATCGTCTCAAAGACGAAATAAAAAACATTCAAGAGCACTACAGTAAAAAACTGGATATGCTGGAATCTGAAAAGAAAGACATCATAGCGGGCTATGAAACCAAACTTAAAGACGCTGCCAACGAATATGAAGATAACTTGAAGAAGCtgaaagaaaattataaatCGGAAATTGATACCTTAAGAGCAGAACACAAGACTATGATCGAGAATATAAGACAatcaaaactgttggaattcGCGGTGGTGCAAGACAACACTTCATATTTGCAAACGTTAAAAAGTGCATCTAGTAATCTAGAAAACGTCTCCGGTGACCTGCAAACGTTAAGAGATGAACTTTATTCTAGGATCGAAATAGCTCACAAGGAGAGGGATGCCAAGTTGGAATCCAGGGAAAGGGCCATTGAAG ACAAGGAACGCCATTTGAAAATAATCGAAGAAACTGCAGAGCAGGAGCGGAACCGCCTCATGGGTTTAGTCGCAACTTTAGAAACTCAACTCAGCAAACTCACGAAAGAAACGTCGGAAGAACAATGGGCTCTTAGGCAGAAAATATCTACTCTTGAAGTGGAGCGATCCTCGTTCGAAAAAGAAAAGCAATTTGCCAAAGAACAACTTCAACGCGAAGAAAAACATATCGAGGATTTAAAACAGTATCAGCTGGAAGAACACCAACGCCTAACGCAACAAATTCAGGATGAAAAGCAGCTCATCACTGTTGAAAGAGCCAAGCTGGAAGCAGCTAAGAAACTCCAGGCGATTTCCAATACTGATCAATTAAAATGCGAAGCCGAGGCCGCTTTGAAAGTAGCTCAGGATGCGGCTCGCCAAGCGGATCAAGAAAGAGAGAGATATCTCAACATGCAACGCCAATTGGAGACCCTTAAACGGGAACTAGTTGACGAACAAAACACTGTGCGTCAAAAACAGGACGAATTGGAATCCTCAACTTACTCCGTAAAGGGAAAAGAACGTAGCGTACAAGAAGCACTATATAGGGCGCGTCAAGCTGAACAGAATTTCAATGCCAAAGTCCAAGTACTTCAAGCTCAGATTCGTCAAACTGTACAGAGAGAAGCCCAACTGTCTCAGGATCGCGTCGACCTATCTCGACAACGCTTTGAATTACAGGAAATCAAAAAAAGACTGGAAACGACAAAGTGCAGTTTATGTCGAATTGgggagaaaaataatgaaatttctCAGATTCTAACACGAGACAAAAACGATGGAATTCCCATCAACCCTGTTCCTGCCGTAACGACGACTGCTTTTAATTATGGATATTTAGGATACCCACAAAGTGCCATTGATCATCtttttgatgatgatttagCAGAATGTTTGAGAAGGATGCAAACGAAGGATAGGGGAGCCAACTTAACAGCAGATTTTGACTATGCTTCTCATGACCAATTGCCTCAAGGGATGGTCGCAGGAGGCTCTCACACTGTGCCAACACAAACATTGGAATCAGATTTATTGGAGGCGACTTTGGACGCTCAACAGGCGTTGTGA